In Dromiciops gliroides isolate mDroGli1 chromosome 4, mDroGli1.pri, whole genome shotgun sequence, one DNA window encodes the following:
- the LOC122753245 gene encoding olfactory receptor 6N1-like, whose amino-acid sequence MDCANQTWVQNFVLVGFTPTQSLQPLTFLGVLCIYLLTLAGNLFIIILVQADSGLGTPMYFFISILSFLELWYISTTVPTLLCTMLHGPSPVSPIVCFTQLYVFHSLGMTECYLLGVMALDRYFAICRPLHYHSLMGGHVRIWLAAASWVAGFSAALVPTCLTASLPFCRMEIAHYFCDLAPLMRLACVGTAWHARVHGAVIGVATGCNFILILLLYGGILRAVLRLPTAASRTKAFSTCSSHMTVVALFYGSAFAVYVGPPRGRAEGSDKLIALIYALLTPFLNPIIYTLRNKEVKEAVKRVTHRLRALLKGS is encoded by the coding sequence ATGGATTGTGCTAACCAAACCTGGGTCCAGAACTTTGTCCTGGTTGGCTTCACTCCTACCCAGTCCCTGCAACCTCTCACCTTCCTGGGTGTCCTGTGTATTTACCTCCTCACCTTGGCTGGCAACCTGTTCATCATCATCCTAGTCCAGGCTGACTCTGGGCTGGGCACTCCCATGTATTTCTTTATCAGCATTCTATCCTTTCTGGAACTCTGGTACATCAGCACTACAGTGCCCACACTCCTATGCACCATGCTTCATGGGCCTTCACCTGTCTCTCCTATTGTCTGTTTCACTCAGTTATATGTCTTCCACTCACTGGGTATGACTGAGTGTTATCTTCTGGGTGTCATGGCCCTTGATCGCTACTTTGCTATTTGTCGCCCTCTTCATTACCATAGTCTTATGGGTGGCCACGTGCGGATCTGGCTAGCAGCTGCCTCTTGGGTGGCTGGCTTCTCTGCAGCACTGGTGCCCACCTGCCTCACCGCCTCACTGCCCTTCTGCCGGATGGAGATTGCTcattacttctgtgaccttgcACCACTCATGCGGCTGGCATGTGTGGGCACTGCCTGGCATGCACGTGTCCATGGGGCTGTGATTGGCGTGGCTACTGGGTGCAATTTTATCCTGATCCTATTGTTGTATGGGGGCATCCTAAGGGCCGTGCTGAGGTTGCCTACAGCTGCCAGCAGAACTAAAGCTTTCTCTACGTGTTCCTCTCACATGACAGTAGTGGCCTTATTCTATGGCTCAGCCTTTGCTGTTTATGTAGGGCCTCCTAGGGGCCGGGCAGAGGGCTCAGACAAGCTCATTGCCCTGATATATGCTCTGCTCACCCCCTTCCTTAATCCTATCATCTACACCCTGCGCAACAAGGAAGTGAAGGAAGCTGTGAAGAGGGTCACCCATAGGCTTCGGGCACTACTGAAGGGGTCCTGA